Proteins encoded together in one Telopea speciosissima isolate NSW1024214 ecotype Mountain lineage chromosome 6, Tspe_v1, whole genome shotgun sequence window:
- the LOC122665570 gene encoding uncharacterized protein LOC122665570: MVWKEEELNKWFHPDDIRVILEVQLPLFPKEDIQIWGGTQNGIFTVKSAYHFLCNQQALKDKLKASSSGTLIPQVPKPVWKLIWGCKTIPKIKTFLWKACGFGLATGEGLHHRQITVDPACHRCSEPIESIDHILFQCEFARAVWFGSPLTINFGSENMTLVEWISSWTKLLAKDKANGHLVISLCSFLCWFIWKARNNSIFNQTTTSPSAVCSMAVKAYEEFWSSKGDTALPNQASPHSTPTVQGWTPPPYPSMKLNCDASIHGEGKLSSIGFVVRNSTGLCTLAVSDPLHFTTPLQGEALAIRSRLLHALGDCIEDIMVESDCKELLDLLSRGKDSSPPIYILPIVEDIVYLSTMFCKCQFVYIPRLSNVVADTLAKKALSITGMTTWPVSSSWIINLCKGDTMCKPRSSE; this comes from the coding sequence ATGGTctggaaagaagaagagcttAATAAATGGTTCCATCCAGATGATATCAGAGTGATCTTAGAAGTCCAACTTCCTTTATTTCCAAAAGAGGACATTCAAATTTGGGGTGGTACTCAAAATGGGATATTCACAGTTAAATCAGCTTATCACTTTTTGTGTAATCAACAAGCTCTCAAAGACAAGCTTAAAGCCTCATCCTCCGGTACTCTTATCCCTCAAGTGCCCAAGCCGGTATGGAAATTAATTTGGGGCTGTAAGACCATTCCCAAGATTAagacttttctttggaaggCCTGCGGTTTTGGCTTAGCAACAGGTGAAGGCCTCCACCATCGGCAGATTACTGTGGACCCAGCTTGTCATCGATGTAGTGAACCTATTGAATCCATCGATCACATTCTCTTTCAATGTGAGTTTGCTCGGGCAGTCTGGTTCGGCTCCCCTCTTACTATTAACTTTGGAAGTGAGAATATGACCTTAGTGGAGTGGATATCTAGCTGGACCAAACTTCTCGCTAAGGATAAAGCTAATGGTCATTTAGTCATTAGTCTCTGTTCCTTTCTCTGCTGGTTCATCTGGAAAGCGAGGAATAACTCCATCTTCAATCAAACAACTACCTCTCCTTCAGCAGTTTGCTCTATGGCGGTCAAGGCCTATGAGGAATTTTGGAGCTCAAAAGGAGATACAGCATTGCCAAACCAAGCTTCACCTCATAGCACGCCAACAGTACAAGGCTGGACCCCTCCTCCTTACCCCTCTATGAAGCTGAACTGTGACGCGTCTATTCATGGAGAAGGTAAGCTATCCAGTATTGGCTTTGTTGTAAGAAACTCAACTGGACTTTGCACTCTGGCGGTATCGGATCCCCTGCATTTCACTACTCCTCTTCAAGGAGAAGCTTTGGCTATCAGGTCTAGATTACTACACGCATTGGGTGACTGCATTGAGGACATCATGGTAGAGTCGGACTGCAAAGAGCTGTTGGATCTTCTTTCTCGTGGCAAGGATTCCTCTCCTCCCATATACATTCTCCCCATAGTTGAGGACATCGTATACCTGTCTACTATGTTTTGTAAATGCCAGTTTGTTTATATTCCAAGGTTAAGCAATGTTGTCGCTGATACCTTGGCCAAGAAGGCGTTGTCTATTACGGGTATGACAACTTGGCCAGTTTCCTCTTCATGGATAATCAACCTTTGCAAAGGTGATACCATGTGTAAACCCCGTTCCTCTGAATAA